From the genome of candidate division WOR-3 bacterium:
GGGGAATAATTTTACTTGCCGGGGGTAAAATACTTGATACTTTGACAATATTAAATTGGGCAATGCCCGCATCTCTTAATGCGGCTTCAAAACTGGAAAGTTTATCACGATGCCGACCAACTCCTTTAGTAAGAAAAAGTTTTTTCGGAATAATCATTTTCCCTGGTTTCTAAAAATGGAGCAGAGCGGATTTGAACCGCCGACCTCCTGAGTGCGATTCAGGTGCTCTCCCAACTGAGCTACTGCCCCAAAATAAGAATAAATTATTTCATGCATTAAAGTTTTTTTCAACACTTGATTTTAATTAAAAAAAAATAAAAGTCAATAAAAAAATGCAATGTGTCAATCGGTATATTGGTAACATTAGGTAGGGTCAAGGATTTTGTGTAGAATCTTTTATTTCATACATAACGGCTTTGTCTTCCATTATTTGTTGTATTTGGTTAAAAGCACATATACTATCTGAATACCACTAGTATAATTACTAAAACTGTATATGGTAGTGTATAATACTTTGAGTAAATTAGACTTAATGTGCTAAAAATAAAAGTGTATCTCCCTAATCCGAGTAATTGACATTGGTTGAAAAAAAGAATATAATAATAGAATAATAAACTGAACCGATTGATTGATGTTTAATTGATATGTTGAATTGTAAATTCGATTTTTTTCTTTTCTCTTGAATAGATAGTTATTATGTTATTTTGTAATTTTAAGTATTACTTTTTAGTTTTTTACCGCAGAAGATGTTAATTCTATTAATATTAACAATCGGCTATATTCTTTGGGGAATTTTCGAATTGCAAGCGCATAAGAGAAATGTCAATAAAATTCCGATTCGGATTCATGTAAATGGTACGCGCGGTAAATCATCTGTGACCAGATTGATTGCCGGCGGTTTACGAGCCAGTGGTATGAGGGTAATTGCCAAAACCACCGGCACGAAACCAAGATTTATTATTAGTAATACTGAAGAAGTTCCAATTAAACGATTGGGCAAGCCTAATATTGGCGAAGATAAGAAAATTTTCCGGGAAGCTGTAAAATATAAACCGGATGCAATTGTGCTTGAGTGTATGGCTTTAGTACCAGAATATCAGTGGACTTCAGCACATCGCATTATAAAATCTAATTACGGTGTTATTACTAATGCTCGAGCAGACCATTTAGATGTGATGGGACCGACTGTGTTCGATGTCGCAAAAAATCTATCTAATACCATCCCGAAAAATGGTAAATTCTTTACGGCAGATGCTTCTCATCTTGAAATCTTTCGCCATCGGGCAAGAAAACAAAAAACTGAAGTCTTTCTTGCTGACCCTAATATGGTTACAGATGAAGATATGAAGGGCTTTTCTTATGTTGAGCATAAAGAAAATGTTGCTTTAGCCGTATTGGTTTGTAGTCATCTGGGAATAGATAAAAATACTGCCCTCAAAGGAATGTATCAGGCAAATCCTGACCCAGGAGTTATGCGCATCTGGACAATCCAGGACCAAGGGAAAGAAATGCGATTAGTAAATACTTTAGCAGCAAATGACCCAGATTCGATTTTTTTATTATGGGAAAGAGTAAAAAATTTGAGTGATGAGCGGATAGTCTTAGTAAATTGTCGGGATGACCGAGCAGACCGTTCTTTACAACTTGGCGAATTAACCGCACAAAAATTTGATGCAGACTGGTTTGTTGCCACCGGATTTTTGACAATGCCATATGTAAAAAAAGCAACCAGTCTGGGAATACCGAAACAGAAAATTGTAAATTTAGAAGGCAAAACACCCGAACAGATATATTCCAAAGTGTTAGATTTAGTTAAAAAGAACGCGCTGATTTTTGCTACAGGGAATATTGTTGGATTTGGCGAAACAGTAATCGCATATTTTGCCCAAAAAGGAGGGGAAATTGATTATAAAAGTGAAAATCAATAGTCTTAAAAGAAAAAAATTGCCTTTACTTTTTAGTATGATACAACCAAATAGTAAATACAAAAGCATCAAAAGTTATGAACCGAAATTGTTGTATCGCAATGTATAACAATTTTTTAATTTTATTGTTTAATATAAATAGAATTTGGCACAAAATTTGATTGTTTTTAGTATATCAATATAATGTGACTCTTAGCCTATGTCGTATATGTTTTATAAAGAATTTAAGCATATGATAGACATTAAGAGAAAAAGGGAACTAAAATGGTAATAGAAACGATTGGATTAGGAATGTTGGCGAGTCTATTTTTAACTGAGACGATAGGGCTTGCTGCTGGTGGTATTGTTGTGCCGGGATATATTGCGTTATATCTTCATCAGCCAATAAAAGTTATTGCGACAACGCTTGTCGGAATTATTACTTTTCTTATAATAAAATTTCTGGGTCAATTTATGTTATTATATGGCAGAAGACTTTTAGTCATTGCGGTGCTATTGGGTTATCTTCTTGGATTTCTTTTTCGGTTGTTTCCGGAGATTCATTTTGCCGAACTAAGACTGGATATTACCACAATAGGTTATGTGATTCCAGGATTAATTGCATATTGGATAAATCGTCAAGGTATTATTGAGACCATTACCACGATGACTGTTGCCGCAGTTTTAACTCGGTTAATTATTATCTTTCTTTCTCAGGGAAGAATTTTTCCCATCTGAGGTGTTTCGTGAAGAAGCGGACAGGTAAAGTTGGTAAAACAGTCTTAATTGCTTTCGCCTTATTTTCGATATTTTTATTTGTTATTCTCTCTGCCAGTATTCGGGTAGTCAAAGCCAAGTTTTATGAAGAGAAGTTAAAAGCCGGGCAAATTTATTTGTCAGCAATGGAGGTAATAAAAAAAGAGCGTCTGCGCTTGGGACTTCCAATTGATACGATTAATGACCCTAATAAGACCGGACTCATCGGTTCGCAATACACCACAATTACATTAGAGCGAAACGATTTGTCGTCGGTGCTGACAACTACTGATCCCAATTTTCCAGCAATTTTTATTGAACTATTTAAGAAATTAAAGTTAAAAGAAAATGACACAATTGCTGTTGGGCTCGATGGTAGTTTGGTTGGCGCGAATTTGGCGCTTTATTCCGCAATGCGGGTTTTGGGCTTAAAGCCGATTATTATTACAACCGTCAGTTCTGCAATGTGGGGCGCAAATGAGCCTCAATTCACATTTCTTGATATGGAACGAATTTGTTATCAAGAGAGAATCTTTCCTTTTCGTTCATCATTCGCAACCTTAGGTGGCGAAGATGATTTGGGGCGTGGCTTTAGTCCTCAGGGTCGAGCCGAGTTAATGTTATCTTGTCATCGGAATCAGATAAAATTGCTCAGTTCGCAAAATTTACAAACCAGTTTAGGCGTGTCGCCTATTGAAAGACGATTACAAGTTTATTTTACTGGAACCGAAACCCAAGAATCGGCAACAGTAAGTTCGGCTCGGAGGCGAATTAAAGCATTTATCAATATTGGAAAATCAGTTGCTAATATTGGTGCTAATTTAGGCGTATCGCCGCGAAGTACTTTGAATCAGGGTATCATAAAAAATAAAAACAAAAAGATTGACCCTAATTCAGTGATTTACCATATGCTAATTAGAAAAATTCCTGTCATCAATCTTACCGATGCTAATAAAATTGCGATGCAATATGGCCTTCCAATTGCTGCAGTGCCTTTGCCAACATTGGGTAAAGGAAAACTGTTTGCCGAAAAACGATATTCGGAAACTTTGGCATTAATTTTTACTCTGCTTATTATTATTATTCTTTACTTTGTTATTAGATATGATTTGGAATATTATCTTACAAAGAAAAAGGAGCACTAATGAAAATCATCAAATGGTGGTTGCTTTTGTTTAGTATTGGTCTGGGTGAAGAAACGGCTCAACCGATAAGTCTGGATATTAAAAAAGTCACTCCTCGAACAATAATCAGTGTGGTTAAACGAATTGAGCAAGAATACTACCTTTTGACTAAAGAGCGACCAATTGATTTAGCTGTTACTGGACCAACTTATATTAGAGTTTATACTCGATTATTATGGCGGGATGATATGACGGGCAAACAGAACTATCGGTTACTACTGAAACATGGTGAAGACCGAAACGGCCAGGACGAGAAACTATTGACATTTGAAACAGAAAAATCTAATACTGCAATTGGCGAAAATAAAACCCGTTATTCTAAATGGCGCTCGTTTTATCTGGAAGTCCCATCAGGAATTAATCAATACCAAATTTCACTTGTCTCTGCTCCATCAGAAACTGTTGCTTTACGCTTTAGTTTTGAAAAACCCAAAGAATATAAGAAGATAACTCCAGAACAACCTTATAAAGAATTACAATTTGTTGAGTGGGAAAAAATCATAACTTATTATGAGATAACTAAAAAACAACCAGTCAAAGTAAAAGTAACCGGACCGGCAATCTTAAAAGCAACTTGTCGTTTGAACTATGATTATACCTTAGAAGGTAAACAGAGTTATACTATTTCAGCATCAGTATCAGGCAAAGAGTGGCAGGCAAAGACATTTCGCACGGAAAAATCGCAGACGGGAATGTATAAGAACCAACCAGCAATAATTCCGTCAACACCAAATAATTTCTATTTGGATGTGCCCCCAGGCAATTTTATTATTGAATTCAACTTGAAAGCCGGATTAGGAAAAAGTGCCGGCATCAGTTTTTCAGTAAAAGCAAAAGATACATATGAATAAAAGTTTAAAGTTCAAAGTGCAAAATATAAAGTAAAAGC
Proteins encoded in this window:
- the pgsC gene encoding poly-gamma-glutamate biosynthesis protein PgsC: MVIETIGLGMLASLFLTETIGLAAGGIVVPGYIALYLHQPIKVIATTLVGIITFLIIKFLGQFMLLYGRRLLVIAVLLGYLLGFLFRLFPEIHFAELRLDITTIGYVIPGLIAYWINRQGIIETITTMTVAAVLTRLIIIFLSQGRIFPI
- the pgsW gene encoding poly-gamma-glutamate system protein: MKKRTGKVGKTVLIAFALFSIFLFVILSASIRVVKAKFYEEKLKAGQIYLSAMEVIKKERLRLGLPIDTINDPNKTGLIGSQYTTITLERNDLSSVLTTTDPNFPAIFIELFKKLKLKENDTIAVGLDGSLVGANLALYSAMRVLGLKPIIITTVSSAMWGANEPQFTFLDMERICYQERIFPFRSSFATLGGEDDLGRGFSPQGRAELMLSCHRNQIKLLSSQNLQTSLGVSPIERRLQVYFTGTETQESATVSSARRRIKAFINIGKSVANIGANLGVSPRSTLNQGIIKNKNKKIDPNSVIYHMLIRKIPVINLTDANKIAMQYGLPIAAVPLPTLGKGKLFAEKRYSETLALIFTLLIIIILYFVIRYDLEYYLTKKKEH
- the pgsB gene encoding poly-gamma-glutamate synthase PgsB, whose protein sequence is MLILLILTIGYILWGIFELQAHKRNVNKIPIRIHVNGTRGKSSVTRLIAGGLRASGMRVIAKTTGTKPRFIISNTEEVPIKRLGKPNIGEDKKIFREAVKYKPDAIVLECMALVPEYQWTSAHRIIKSNYGVITNARADHLDVMGPTVFDVAKNLSNTIPKNGKFFTADASHLEIFRHRARKQKTEVFLADPNMVTDEDMKGFSYVEHKENVALAVLVCSHLGIDKNTALKGMYQANPDPGVMRIWTIQDQGKEMRLVNTLAANDPDSIFLLWERVKNLSDERIVLVNCRDDRADRSLQLGELTAQKFDADWFVATGFLTMPYVKKATSLGIPKQKIVNLEGKTPEQIYSKVLDLVKKNALIFATGNIVGFGETVIAYFAQKGGEIDYKSENQ